The stretch of DNA ATATAAATCAGAATAGTACGGCTGCTGCGGCGAATAACTTTGGTAACTCCGCGCTCATATTTACTGGCGCTACGCTCAAAGGAGCGGTTAAACCAGCCGAAGAAACCGCGTTTAGCGTGGAGGTGGCCCTGAGGAATTGGTTTTAGCATGGTGGCGCAAAGCGCCGGTGTCAGAATCAGTGCTACCAGTACCGACAACACCATAGCGGAAACGATAGTGATAGAGAACTGCCGATAAATCGCCCCGGTGGTACCGCCCATAAAGGCCATCGGGACAAAAACAGCGGACAAAACCAGTGCGATACCAACTAACGCGCTCTGAATCTGACCCATTGATTTTCGGGTCGCTTCTCTGGGTGATAGTCCTTCAATCGCCATTACCCGCTCTACGTTTTCCACTACTACAATGGCATCGTCTACCAATAATCCAATGGCCAGCACCATGGCAAACATGGTTAGGGTATTTACGCTAAAGCCAAAAGCATACAGGATGGCAAAAGTACCCAGCAACACCACCGGCACGGCAATAGTCGGAATCAGTGTGGCACGGAAGTTTTGCAAAAACAGATACATCACCAGAAACACCAGGAAAATAGCTTCCAGCAGCGTTTTTACTACGTCTTTTATTGATGCCTGAACAAAGGGGGTGGTTTCATAAGCATATTCGGCTTTTAGCCCGTGAGGGAAATAAGGGGAGAGTTCCTCTATTTTCTGTTTTACCAGCTTATCGGTTTCTAATTCGTTGGCACCGGAAGCCAGTTTTATCCCCATACCAAAAGCAGGCATACCGTTATAACGGCTTAGGTAATCGTATCTTTCTGCTCCCAACTCTACGGTAGCAACGTCAGCCAGAGTGACAACGGAGCCATCCTGATTAACCCTTAACGTAATGGCACGGAATTGTTCCGGCGTTTCTAACTGTGCCTGAGCATTCATGGTGGCATTCAATGTCTGTCCGGGCACCGATGGCGTACCACCAACCTGACCTACGGCGATTTGTTGGTTCTGGGACGAAATAGCGTCAACCACGTTTTTGGTGGTCAGGCTGTAGTTAACCAGTTTGTTGGGATCAAGCCAGATACGCATAGCGTACTGCGAGCCATAAGCATCTACGCTGCCGACGCCGTTAATCCGGCTCAGTGGGTCTTGCAGATTACTGGCAACATAGTCGGAGATATCCTGCCGATCCATGCTGTGATCGGTAGAAACGAACGCAACGGTCATCAGGCTACTGTCGCCTGATTTTGATACGGTCACCCCCTGTTGTTGTACGTCCTGGGGGAGTTTTCGGGTAGCACTTTCTAACTTGTTCTGCACCTGCTGCATGGCTTCATTAGGGTCGGTCCCGGCCATAAAGGTCAGGGTTACAGAGGCGCTACCGGTACTGCTGCTTTGGGATGACATATACAGCAAATTGTCCAGCCCGGTCATGCTCTGTTCGATAATTTGCGTGACCGAGTTTTCCAGCGTTTGAGCAGAAGCACCGGGATAGCTGGCAGAGATTCTTACTGTAGGAGGTGCCAGATTAGGGTACTGCTCTACCGGTAGAGAATTGAGAGCAAGCAGTCCTGACAGGCTGAGAATAATCGCAATAACCCAGGCAAAAATTGGGCGATCGATAAAAAAGTTAGCCATAAACAGCGCCTCTCATACGTCTACTCTCTGTTTTTATTAGTTTGATGAGCCGTGGAGAAAAGAACGGCAATATTAATGCATTTTAACCTGTTAATGAGAGGGAAAGGTGGAGAAAAGATGAAGATACTGTAAAGAAGTGTTGGGTAACGGGCTTATGATGCGTGGAATTTACTAAATATAATTAAGAAAAAGTGAGATGAAGACAGGATAACGAATCAACCGGTGGAAAAAATATCTGCCAGAAAATGACCATCATCTCTGGCAGATAGAATAACAAAAACAGGGCTATTTAATAACCTGAGGATTAACACAGTTAACCGTGACTTTGCCGGTTAGCGCAGTAATCAGATTATCTACCGCGCAGGCGGCCATATTGTAGCGGGTCTCATGGGTCGCCGATCCGATATGGGGCAGGGCAACAACATTAGGCAAGCGAAACAGTTCAGAATCAGCAGAAAGTGGCTCTTTTTCAAATACGTCTAATCCTGCACCATAAATACGTTTTTGTTTTAGCGCATTAATCAGAGCGGCTTCATCGACCACCGGACCGCGACCGGTGTTGATCAAAATAGCGCTGGGTTTCATTTTGGCCAGTTGCTCATCGCTAATTAAGTGGTGAGTTTGCTCGGTAAGGGGCAGGCTAACGCAGACAAAGTCAGACTCTGCCAGTAGCGTATCTAAATCGCAGAAACGTGCATTAAAACGGCTATTGGCTTCCGGACTTGGCTGGCGATCGTTATACAACACAGGCATATTAAATCCGCCATGGGCGCGCTGGGCTAATGCCAGACCAATGCGGCCCATTCCCAGAATACCAATGGTTTTATGATGTACATCCAGCCCAAACAGGTCGCTGCCAACGCTACCTTTCCATTGACCAGACCTGGCCCATTCGGCAACTTCTGGCACCCGACGAGCAGTGGAAAGTATTAACGCCATGACTGTATCGGCAACGGTCTCAGTCAGTACTGTTGGGGTATGCATCATAATGATTCCCCGTTCGGTCATGGTCTGAACATCAAAATTATCGTATCCCACCGAGATGGTTGAGACCGCTTTTAGCTCAGGAGCACAATCCAGCACGCTTTTGTTAATTTGACCACCGGAGCCAATTAACCCTTGTGCTTGTCCCAGAGCTTGCAGAAAGTCCTGACGGTTCTCATTGGTCAGTCGATTGAATTGTAAAACAGTAAAGTGCTGCTCCAGACGAGCCAGCAAATCGTCGGGTAAAATTTTATACAGTACGATAGAGGGCGTCATAATGTTTTCCATAAGCTGAAACTATCAGGGAAACGCCCGCGTGTAAGGTTCCTGCGGGCGTATGAGATAACCATCAGGCCGTTTGATTTTGAGCCGGTTTAACAATCAATGTCAGGAAGACGGACACCAGTAATGCACCTCCCATAAAGATATAAGAGGCCGCTGGCGAACCGGTACTGCCATTCAGGTAACCAACAAACCATGCGCCAAAGAAGGAACCTAAAGCACCCATACTGTTGATCAGCGCCATGGCTCCACCGGCAACGTTGCGCGGCAGCATTTCCGGAATAATGGCAAAGAATGGTCCATAAGGGGCATACATAGCGGCACCGGCAATCACCAGTAAGGTATAAGAGAGCCAGAAGTTATCGCTACCTACCAAGTAAGAGCCTAAAAATGCCAGCGCGCCGATAAGCAACAGAGGCCAGACAAACAGCTTACGGTTTTGCATCTTGTCCGATGCCCATGAAACTAAAATCATCGCAATGGTTGCCGCCAGATAAGGAACCGCGGATAGCCAGCCGGCTTCCACCATGCCCATTTGGGAGCCACTGCGCAGAATGGACGGTAGCCATAATACGAAGCCGTATACCCCGATACTCCAGGCAAAATACTGACCACACAGAATGATTACGTTACGTGAACGGAAGGCTTCACCATAGTTTCGTACTGCCTTGATACCTTCCTGCTCTTTTGCCAGTTGGGCCTGTAATGCTTCTTTTTCATCCTCGCTCAGCCATTTAGCCTGCGAAGGTTTATCATGAACCAGAACCCACCAGCAGAATGCCCAGATAACGGCAGGGATCCCTTCGATGATAAACATTTCACGCCAGCCATAAGCATGAATCAGATAACCGGAAACAATGGACATCCAGAGTACCGTCACCGGGTTACCTAATATCAGAAAGGTATTGGCCCGGGATCGTTCCGACTTAGTAAACCAGTTACTGATATAGATAAGCATGGCGGGCATTACGGCTGCTTCCACTACCCCCAGCATAAAGCGAATACCAACCAGCATCGGGATATTACTCACCAGGCCAGTTAAGGTAGCGCAGCCGCCCCACAGAATCAGACACCAGAAAATCAGGCGTTTAACGCTGCGACGTTCGGCGTAGATAGCACCGGGGATCTGGAAAAAGAAGTAGCCAAGAAAGAACAGGGCACCCAACAGAGAGGACATCCCTTTGGTGATACCGAGGTCTTCGTTGATTCCTGCGGCAGAGGCGAAGCTAAAGTTTGCTCTGTCGAGATATGCCAGACTGTAAGTAATAAACACAATCGGCATGATGTACCACCAGCGTTTGCTGGAGAGTTTCTTCGTGCTCATAGACACATCCTTTGCAAATTCATAATTAAGCTAACTGTATCCCTCTTCCTGTATTTAGGATTTGGTGGAGGGATACAACATTATTGTTATTCTTCGCCCAGCGCGGCTCGGGTCGGTAACCCTTCGCTGTCGCCAATGGCTTGTATAGCTAATGAACCAATTTTGTTACCGCGAGCAACCGCCTGTGTCAGGGTTTTTCCTTCCAGCAGGGCACTGATAACACCAACGGCAAAGCCGTCACCAGCACCGACGGTATCAATCACTTTTTCTACTTTAATTGCCGGGATAGCGGCTTTGTCTCCATTCGCCGCTTTAAACCAGGCGCCGTCAGCACCGGTTTTAATCACTACGGCTTTTACACCTTGTTCTAAATAGAAGTCTGCGATGGCTTCTGGCGATGTTCTGCCGGTAAGCACTTGTCCCTCTTTCAGGCCGGGCAGTACCAGATCGGCCATAAAGGCCAGCTGGTTTAACTGGGTGGTCATCTCCTGCTGGCTGGACCATAAGGTCGGACGCAGATTGGGATCGAAAGAGATAGTTTTCCCCATTGCCCGCATCTCTTGTGCCGCATAACGGCTCAGTTCCAGCGAACTGGTGGAAATCGCTGCCGCCACACCGCTCAGATGCAGATGGCGGGCACTGGAAAAATAATCACGATTGAAGTCTTCAACGGATAAATGACTGGCTGCTGAACCTTTACGGAAATAATCCACAATGGGATCGGTTCCATTTTCGGCTTTAGATTTGAGCTGAAAGCCGGTTGGGTAACGGGCGTCGGTGGTGACCTGACGATGGTCTACGCCTTCTTTGTTTAACTGTTGCAGAGTAAAACGACCAAATGCATCATTGCCAACCCGGCTAACCCAACCTACTTTCAGACCAAGGCGCGCCAGACCAATAGAAACATTAAGTTCCGCACCAGCAATGCGTTTGGTGAAGGTTTCCACATCCACTAAATCACCGGTTTGGGTGGCGACAAACATAGCCATAGCTTCACCCAGAGTGACGACATCCAGGGGCGTGGCGGGAGAAGTAGTAATATTCGACATAAGCACCTAATCCTTTCTGACGATATCGACATAGTGGCGGGTGACAGCCAGCAAATCGTCACCTTCCAGTGGGAATTCAATGCCTCTTGGGGCATTAGCAGGAAGCTGTTGCATCAGACCAGACCACGAGCCATCGGACTGGTCCAGTGCCACAGCCTGCCAGCTATTGTTAGTGTATGTGGCGGCTTTAACGTGAATGTAGCCCACATAATGAGCCAGCTGTTCTACGGCCTGTTGTGGCGACTGATTAACCCAGTGCCAGTTGGCCATATCAAACGTCATCTTAATGGGTAACTGCTGAGCGGTAACATCGCGAAAGAAGGCCACTATCGGGGGGAGAATTCCACAGTCTGCGGTCTGGTCATTCTCTACCACCAGTTGAACTTGTTGGGATGAGAGAAAGATACGCAGGGCAGAAAGATCGCTGCCTGATTGATAATGTCCAAGAGAAAATTTAATTAATCGGGCGTTAAGCTGCTCAGCTTCGCTGAAACGCTGAGTAAGATTAGTGTTAATCTGGCCCTGACTATCGAACAGGCCTTCAGGCACAGAGTAGAAAGCGACTAAATTATGAGAGTTAATTGCACTGGCTAATTCAGTAAGCTGTTGTAATTCGGATGTAGTAAAAAGCTCCCGGCGGATTTCAACGCCGTCAGCTCCTGATTGGGCAATTACCGGCAGTAAGGCACGCTGGCCGCCGAGTTCTGCGACTTTATCCCTGCCATAAGCGGCGGTAACCACCATCACTTGTCTGTTCATTTTGTCTCCTTGTGATGAATGATTCATCATGTTGGCAGACTAAATGGAATCGGTTCCATAAAAAAGAACCAGAGGTCAAATTTATGATCTCAGTCACGTATATTTTTTAATCAGTGGGTAGTTGAGCCTCGAATAATCAGCTCACCGTGGAATTGCTGCTCTTGAACTGGCTGGTCATCTCCCTGAATACGTTTAAGCACTTGTTCCAGCGCAGCATAGCCAATTTGATAGGTGGGTTGTTTTAGCGTGGTGATGCCCACGCCAGCCAGTTCAGCCCACTCCAGCTCATCAAAACCTAACAGACCAATATCGCTACCCCACTGGAGGCCAATGTGGCGCAGCGCTCTGGCAATTTGTAGCGTTAATGCACCGTTGACCGAGATCACCGCTTTACGCATACCGCGATATTTATGGTTAAATTCCCGCAGAATAGTTTCCAGACCGCAGGTATCTTCCAGCGTGACCTCAGCATGTTCGGCAACGGCACCCTGATGCTGTTCCATCGTCTGCTTAAAGCCCTGCAAACGTTCCAGACGGGTATTCACCAGACCGAAAGGTTCACTGACAAACAAAATGGCCTCAAAACCCTGTTGTAGCAGGTGCTCTGTTACCTGAGTGCTCGCCTGTATGTTATCAAGCCCAACGGCATCGCAGGCAAAATCGGGAATTTTACGGTCGATTAACACCATCGGCAGCAGCGACTGCTGCATCTTGTTTAGTGCTTCTTCCCGCATACCAACGGCGTTAACTACGATGCCATCTACCTGATAGCTGTTCAGTAATTGCAGATAGTGTTCTTCCTGGTCAACTTCATTATTGGTATTACACATCAACAACGTATAGTTATTAGCACGGCAGGCAGCTTCAATACCTCGCAGTACATTAACTGAATAAGGGTTGGTGATATCGGCAATGATCAGGCCAATTAGCTGACTTTGTCCACCTTTCAGGCTGCGGGCCATTTGGCTGGGGCGATAATTTAGCTGGCGAATGGCATCTTCAATTCGTTGTCTGAGGTGGTCAGAAAGCAGGTGTTGTTCACCATTCAGATAGCGGGATATGCTGGTTTTACCCGTTTTGGCTGTTTTGGCGACATCGCTGATTGTCGCACGTCCGGATGATTTCCCTTCTGATTTGCTGCTCACAGTCCGCTAACCCTTGTTGGTATCAATGCCGAAAGATTAGCATAATCATCAGATAGCAGGGAGATGAGAATCAATAATCGGGAATGTTGTCCCGAGCTAAGGTTTGATTGATACCCGATGTTATCCCCTGATATTGATGAGTAAGCGCGGCATTTTTCTCCTCAATATAGATAGTTTTTAACGTGTTAATCAGCATCAGAGCGCTGGTGGACAGACTCTGGCCTTTTAAATGCATAATACCGATCGGTCTGAGAAGGTTAGGTATGGTTAATGGCAAAATACTGATAATACCTAAACTGGCATAGTAACCGGCCACTTCAAAAGGTAAGAAAGCCACGCTATTACCATGTTGCAGAATACCAATATTGGTCATGGTTGAGATTGATTCGATATAATCGATGGGCAGCGTCATGTTTTGCCGGCGAAATTCCTGCTCTATCGGTTCTCTGACGATGGAGCTGTGGGGTGGTAATATCCAGGGAATATCCTGCAGTTCGTGCCATTTAATGCGTTTTCTTTCTGCCAGCGGATGGTGACTGCCGGTTGCCAGTACCATCGGATCTTCATACAACAGTATGGTTTCCATATCATTGGCTTTTAGCTGAGAAGAAATTAAGCCAATGATAATTTCGATTTCTCCTTCCCGTAGCCGGGGCTTCAGGTGATCCATGGTGCCTTCAATGATTTCGATAGCAATTTCAGGCGAGTTATCTTTCAGGCGGGCAATACACTGGGGTAGCGTTGCCAACGCGGCCGCGGGTAGCGCTCCAACGGTGACTTTGCCCCGAACACCAGATGACAGGGAGTGTATTTCATCACGAACCTTTCCCAGTTCAGTGAGCACTTTTTTAGCATAATTAACCAGGCTGGTGCCGTAGATGGTGGGCGTCATGCCATGGGCCGTGCGCTGAAAGAGCTTCAGCCCCATATTTTTTTCCAGTTCACTCAGGGATTTGGAAATTGCCGGTTGTGATACATGCAGATAAGTCGCCACTTTACCCACGTTGCGAAAATCATCTAATGCGACCAGCAGCTGTAAGTGCCGAAGCTTAAGGTGAAAACGAATGCTCCAGTCCAGTGAAGAGGTTGTCATATCATTCCCCAACGGCAGCCAGAAATTACCTTCCGGCATCAATGAATAACCATCCTTAGTGAAGCGTTTTATTTCCGTATAGATATTCTGAGCAGATTTAATCGGTGCAATATAACTATTTTGCTGTATCTGGTTGCTCAATGATTTTCGTTGTCAGATGTGTCATGTTAAGAAAATATAAATAATATAAAACAATAGATTGGGTATTTTTAAACGGCTAATTTTAGTTTTATACCCTCCCATTATTTAGATCACATTATTACTACATAGTTATAAACATTTCCATAACATTCATTGGACGCTCCCTCACTTTCTTCCCAGAATCAGATCCGAAGCAATATTGAACTCCCCCATTTACAAGACCTGTTTTTATAGTGCGGCAAGTCAGTACCACGATGAATTTTAATAATAATTCTGTTACAGACCCGAATAAGAAGGAGTCAAGTTATGAGCAATCAGCCTGATAGTCAGCCAGCAATCCCGTTTACCGGCGCTGAATATCTGGAAAGCCTGAACGATGGGCGCGAGGTGTGGATTTACGGCGAGAAAGTTAAGGGCAATATTGCCGATCACCCGGCGTTTCGTAATTCAGCCCGCATGGTGGCCAGAATGTATGATGCGTTGCACGACCCGGCACGCAAAGAGATTCTGACCGTCCCAACGGAAAGGGGCGGTTTTACACAACGTTTCTTTCAGGCGGCCCATAGTGCAGCAGATCAGGTTGCCGCCCGTGATGCCATTGTAGAATGGCAACGTATTAGCTGGGGCTGGATGGGGCGTTCTCCAGACTACAAAGGGGCTTTTCTCGGAACCTTAGGGGCCAATTCACAGTTTTATAAGGGATTTGAGCAAAACGCCCTACGCTGGTATCACAAAGCACAGGAGCGTAACTGGTTTATTAACCACGCAGTGATGCATCCGCCGGTTGACCGGGAGCGCCCAACGGCTGACGGCAGCGATGTTTATGTTCATGTTACTAAAGAGACTGACGCGGGCATCTATGTTAGTGGCGCTAAGGTAGTCGCTACTAACTCGGTATTAACTCACTACGCCTTTGTTGGACATATTGCTCAGGTACCGATTGCCGATCCTAACTATGCCGCAGTGTTTATGGTACCGGTCAATGCGCCGGGGACTAAGCTGCTATGTCGCATTTCTAATGAGTATCGGGCCGCGGTACTGGGCTCTCCCTTTGATTATCCACTGTCATCCCGTATGGATGAGAATGACGCCATTCTGGTGCTGGATAACGTGTTTATCCCGTGGGAAGACGTGTTTATGCACGGCTCTGTGGAGCAGGCCAATAAGTTTAATGTAGGTTCCGATTTTCTGGAGCGTGCGTCATTGCATGGCTGTACTCGTTTCGCCGTCAAGATGGATTTCATGCTTGGCCTGCTGTCAAAAAGTCTGGATATCACCGGGACCAAAGTATTTCACGGCGTACAGGCGCAGTTGGGTGAAGTGGTGGCGTGGCGAAACACCTTCTGGGCCCTGTCTGATGCCATGTGCCACAGCACCGTAGAGTGGAACGGTATGGTGCGACCTAATCCTCACTTCGCCGGTGCTTACCGGGTTCTTAATCAACTGGCGATGCCCAAAATCAAAAATATCATCGAGCAGGTGCTGGGCAGTGCGCTGGTTTATCTCAACAGCCATACCTCCGATTTTAAGAATCCGGAAATTCGCGGCTATCTGGATAAGTACGTGCGCGGCTCGGGAGGTATCAGTGCAGAAGAGCGAGTCAAAGTGCTGAAACTGATGTGGGATTCCATCGGTACCGAGTTTGGCTCCCGTCATGAACTGTATGAAATCAATTATATCGGCAGTAACGATGTGACCCGCCTGACCAATCTCTGGACGGCTCAGGGTAGCGGCATGATGGATCAATACCGGCAGTTTGCTCAGTCATGTATGGATGAGTATGACCTGGACGGCTGGACTGCGCCGGATTTAATCAATCCGGATGATGTCAGCATTTTGAGCTAAAAGTTTCAGCTTATGTACTTGCCTTCCGTCACTGATGGAGGGCGGTCAGCGAGAACCCTGGAGATCATTCCATGAGCGAAAATACAGTTATTGATAGCAGTGCAACAGCGGCTCCGTTTGATGCAAAAACCTTCCGACACACTCTGGGGCAGTTCGCTACAGGAGTGGTGGTAATTGCCACTGAAGTTGATGGAGAAATTCACGGTATGACGGCCAATGCTTTTATGTCGGGTTCTATGTCACCTCCGCTGGTAGTGGTTTCCGTTGATAAACGTGCTCGCATGCATGCTCTGTTAGAGCAGAGCGGTGATTACAGCATCAGTATGCTGGCGGCGGATCAGGAGAGTTTCAGTCGGCATTTTGCCGGTCAGCCTGATGCACAGTGCAATGTCCACTTCGAACGACTGGATGGTCAGCCGGTGATATCCGGTGCTCTGGCCTGGATATCAACCCGGATCGTTTCCCGCAGTGACTGCGGCGACCATACGCTGTTTATTGGTGAGGTGAGCCATCTACGGTCATTTGTGGAGAAAAAAGCGCTGGCGTTTCATCAGGGCTGTTACGTCGATATTACTAAACCTTGAATATCCAAATCATGATGGCCGGGTAACCACCAACCGGTACACGGCACAGATGTAAAGAGGAAACGAATCATGACAGTAAAAGCGCAGGCATTGGCCTGGATCATGTATCAGGCGACCGACTTGTCATTAATGCAGAAGTTTATGACCGATTTTGGCCTGTTTCCGGTGACGGTAGCTAATCAGCGTGATGATATTCTTTATCTGCGGGGCAGCAGCAAAGCTCCGGTTATCCATGCTACGCGCAAGGGCGATGAAAATCGTTTTCTTGGATTAGGCGTGACGGTTGCCTCTGAAGATGATCTGCACCAGTTAACGGATCATCCGGGAGCATCCGGCGTGGAGCATAACCCGATGCCGGGAGGTGGGTTGCAGGTTCGTCTGCAAACGCCGGACGGTATTGAAATCTGTGCCATTTACGGTGCTGAGCCAGCTGTACTTCTGCCGTTTCGCGACCCTCATCTGTTTAATTCCGCTTTTGATAAACCCAGGGTAAATGCCTCTATCCGTGCCCGTCCTGAAATTGTGCCAGTGCTATCACTGGGCCACTGCGTGCTGCGCGTCAGCAGCTGTGAACAGTCAACCCGTTGGTTTGAGCAGACGCTGGGCATGATCGTTTCTGAC from Limnobaculum xujianqingii encodes:
- the acrD gene encoding multidrug efflux RND transporter permease AcrD, whose product is MANFFIDRPIFAWVIAIILSLSGLLALNSLPVEQYPNLAPPTVRISASYPGASAQTLENSVTQIIEQSMTGLDNLLYMSSQSSSTGSASVTLTFMAGTDPNEAMQQVQNKLESATRKLPQDVQQQGVTVSKSGDSSLMTVAFVSTDHSMDRQDISDYVASNLQDPLSRINGVGSVDAYGSQYAMRIWLDPNKLVNYSLTTKNVVDAISSQNQQIAVGQVGGTPSVPGQTLNATMNAQAQLETPEQFRAITLRVNQDGSVVTLADVATVELGAERYDYLSRYNGMPAFGMGIKLASGANELETDKLVKQKIEELSPYFPHGLKAEYAYETTPFVQASIKDVVKTLLEAIFLVFLVMYLFLQNFRATLIPTIAVPVVLLGTFAILYAFGFSVNTLTMFAMVLAIGLLVDDAIVVVENVERVMAIEGLSPREATRKSMGQIQSALVGIALVLSAVFVPMAFMGGTTGAIYRQFSITIVSAMVLSVLVALILTPALCATMLKPIPQGHLHAKRGFFGWFNRSFERSASKYERGVTKVIRRSSRTILIYILLIVGMAWLFMKLPTSFLPLEDRGVFMTQIQLPVGSTQQQTLKVVEKVEKYLMEDEKKNVRSVFSIVGAGPGGNGQNVARMFVRLQDWKERTASEDSSFAIIERATKAFSQITEARVFASSPPAISGLGSSSGFDMELEDHAGLGHDALMKARDTLLQLAAKEPSLTRVRHNGLDDSPQLQVNIDQRKAQALGVKIDDINSTLRTAWGSTYVNDFIDRGRVKKVYVQSDAPYRMQPGDINHWYVNNSNGAMVPFSAFASSTWTYGSPRLERYNGSSAVEIVGEASPGISTGTAMDTMEKLVAQLPEGFGLEWTGMSYQERLSGSQAPALYAISLLVVFLCLAALYESWSIPFSVMLVVPLGVLGAICATWLRGLENDVYFQVGILTIIGLSAKNAILIVEFANDLNRNGKDLISATLEACRYRLRPILMTSLAFMFGVLPMAISNGAGSGSQHAVGTGVLGGMVTATFLAIFFVPVFFVLVRKRFPGKKAIAEE
- the ghrB gene encoding glyoxylate/hydroxypyruvate reductase GhrB produces the protein MTPSIVLYKILPDDLLARLEQHFTVLQFNRLTNENRQDFLQALGQAQGLIGSGGQINKSVLDCAPELKAVSTISVGYDNFDVQTMTERGIIMMHTPTVLTETVADTVMALILSTARRVPEVAEWARSGQWKGSVGSDLFGLDVHHKTIGILGMGRIGLALAQRAHGGFNMPVLYNDRQPSPEANSRFNARFCDLDTLLAESDFVCVSLPLTEQTHHLISDEQLAKMKPSAILINTGRGPVVDEAALINALKQKRIYGAGLDVFEKEPLSADSELFRLPNVVALPHIGSATHETRYNMAACAVDNLITALTGKVTVNCVNPQVIK
- a CDS encoding MFS transporter, whose product is MSTKKLSSKRWWYIMPIVFITYSLAYLDRANFSFASAAGINEDLGITKGMSSLLGALFFLGYFFFQIPGAIYAERRSVKRLIFWCLILWGGCATLTGLVSNIPMLVGIRFMLGVVEAAVMPAMLIYISNWFTKSERSRANTFLILGNPVTVLWMSIVSGYLIHAYGWREMFIIEGIPAVIWAFCWWVLVHDKPSQAKWLSEDEKEALQAQLAKEQEGIKAVRNYGEAFRSRNVIILCGQYFAWSIGVYGFVLWLPSILRSGSQMGMVEAGWLSAVPYLAATIAMILVSWASDKMQNRKLFVWPLLLIGALAFLGSYLVGSDNFWLSYTLLVIAGAAMYAPYGPFFAIIPEMLPRNVAGGAMALINSMGALGSFFGAWFVGYLNGSTGSPAASYIFMGGALLVSVFLTLIVKPAQNQTA
- a CDS encoding sugar kinase; amino-acid sequence: MSNITTSPATPLDVVTLGEAMAMFVATQTGDLVDVETFTKRIAGAELNVSIGLARLGLKVGWVSRVGNDAFGRFTLQQLNKEGVDHRQVTTDARYPTGFQLKSKAENGTDPIVDYFRKGSAASHLSVEDFNRDYFSSARHLHLSGVAAAISTSSLELSRYAAQEMRAMGKTISFDPNLRPTLWSSQQEMTTQLNQLAFMADLVLPGLKEGQVLTGRTSPEAIADFYLEQGVKAVVIKTGADGAWFKAANGDKAAIPAIKVEKVIDTVGAGDGFAVGVISALLEGKTLTQAVARGNKIGSLAIQAIGDSEGLPTRAALGEE
- a CDS encoding sugar phosphate isomerase/epimerase family protein; this encodes MNRQVMVVTAAYGRDKVAELGGQRALLPVIAQSGADGVEIRRELFTTSELQQLTELASAINSHNLVAFYSVPEGLFDSQGQINTNLTQRFSEAEQLNARLIKFSLGHYQSGSDLSALRIFLSSQQVQLVVENDQTADCGILPPIVAFFRDVTAQQLPIKMTFDMANWHWVNQSPQQAVEQLAHYVGYIHVKAATYTNNSWQAVALDQSDGSWSGLMQQLPANAPRGIEFPLEGDDLLAVTRHYVDIVRKD
- a CDS encoding LacI family DNA-binding transcriptional regulator, whose product is MSSKSEGKSSGRATISDVAKTAKTGKTSISRYLNGEQHLLSDHLRQRIEDAIRQLNYRPSQMARSLKGGQSQLIGLIIADITNPYSVNVLRGIEAACRANNYTLLMCNTNNEVDQEEHYLQLLNSYQVDGIVVNAVGMREEALNKMQQSLLPMVLIDRKIPDFACDAVGLDNIQASTQVTEHLLQQGFEAILFVSEPFGLVNTRLERLQGFKQTMEQHQGAVAEHAEVTLEDTCGLETILREFNHKYRGMRKAVISVNGALTLQIARALRHIGLQWGSDIGLLGFDELEWAELAGVGITTLKQPTYQIGYAALEQVLKRIQGDDQPVQEQQFHGELIIRGSTTH
- a CDS encoding LysR family transcriptional regulator, producing MSNQIQQNSYIAPIKSAQNIYTEIKRFTKDGYSLMPEGNFWLPLGNDMTTSSLDWSIRFHLKLRHLQLLVALDDFRNVGKVATYLHVSQPAISKSLSELEKNMGLKLFQRTAHGMTPTIYGTSLVNYAKKVLTELGKVRDEIHSLSSGVRGKVTVGALPAAALATLPQCIARLKDNSPEIAIEIIEGTMDHLKPRLREGEIEIIIGLISSQLKANDMETILLYEDPMVLATGSHHPLAERKRIKWHELQDIPWILPPHSSIVREPIEQEFRRQNMTLPIDYIESISTMTNIGILQHGNSVAFLPFEVAGYYASLGIISILPLTIPNLLRPIGIMHLKGQSLSTSALMLINTLKTIYIEEKNAALTHQYQGITSGINQTLARDNIPDY
- a CDS encoding 4-hydroxyphenylacetate 3-hydroxylase N-terminal domain-containing protein, producing the protein MSNQPDSQPAIPFTGAEYLESLNDGREVWIYGEKVKGNIADHPAFRNSARMVARMYDALHDPARKEILTVPTERGGFTQRFFQAAHSAADQVAARDAIVEWQRISWGWMGRSPDYKGAFLGTLGANSQFYKGFEQNALRWYHKAQERNWFINHAVMHPPVDRERPTADGSDVYVHVTKETDAGIYVSGAKVVATNSVLTHYAFVGHIAQVPIADPNYAAVFMVPVNAPGTKLLCRISNEYRAAVLGSPFDYPLSSRMDENDAILVLDNVFIPWEDVFMHGSVEQANKFNVGSDFLERASLHGCTRFAVKMDFMLGLLSKSLDITGTKVFHGVQAQLGEVVAWRNTFWALSDAMCHSTVEWNGMVRPNPHFAGAYRVLNQLAMPKIKNIIEQVLGSALVYLNSHTSDFKNPEIRGYLDKYVRGSGGISAEERVKVLKLMWDSIGTEFGSRHELYEINYIGSNDVTRLTNLWTAQGSGMMDQYRQFAQSCMDEYDLDGWTAPDLINPDDVSILS
- a CDS encoding flavin reductase family protein, which translates into the protein MSENTVIDSSATAAPFDAKTFRHTLGQFATGVVVIATEVDGEIHGMTANAFMSGSMSPPLVVVSVDKRARMHALLEQSGDYSISMLAADQESFSRHFAGQPDAQCNVHFERLDGQPVISGALAWISTRIVSRSDCGDHTLFIGEVSHLRSFVEKKALAFHQGCYVDITKP